The following coding sequences are from one Methanosarcina sp. WWM596 window:
- a CDS encoding glycosyltransferase family 2 protein, producing the protein MTITIAAMPAYNEAHSIAEVIKGCKKYVDRVVVVDDGSTDNTVDIAESLGAYVIRHEINRGYGAALRNCFETARNLGAGAMVIIDSDGQHDPSEIPQLLEPLKQGFDLVIGSRFVNGNGKNVPIYRKFGMKVLDVATYIAGGLNVTDSQSGFRAYGRKAIENINLNGTDMSAGSEILIQARDHKLKFTEVEIHCRYDLEDCSSEHPFIHGPKVLFRILKDMEYRRPLYYFAVPGLIMASTGFLMGLKFLQDYIQGGYLRFGPTLLMVMLTIIGAFMIFTGIILHAISRMIFLNEQIRKQ; encoded by the coding sequence ATGACCATTACTATTGCAGCCATGCCTGCATATAACGAAGCTCATTCCATTGCAGAGGTTATCAAAGGCTGCAAAAAATACGTAGACAGGGTGGTGGTCGTGGACGATGGGAGTACAGACAATACTGTCGATATCGCTGAATCCCTTGGTGCCTACGTAATCCGCCACGAAATTAACAGAGGATACGGAGCAGCCCTGAGAAACTGTTTTGAAACTGCCCGCAACCTCGGTGCAGGTGCTATGGTCATAATCGATTCCGATGGTCAGCACGATCCTTCCGAAATTCCCCAGCTTCTGGAACCCTTAAAACAGGGATTTGACCTTGTGATCGGTTCAAGATTCGTCAACGGCAACGGAAAAAATGTCCCTATATATCGTAAGTTTGGAATGAAAGTCCTTGATGTTGCAACTTACATAGCAGGTGGTCTCAATGTTACTGATTCCCAAAGTGGTTTCCGGGCATATGGCAGAAAAGCTATTGAAAATATAAACCTTAATGGCACTGATATGTCTGCAGGCTCCGAAATTCTTATTCAGGCAAGGGATCATAAACTAAAATTTACGGAAGTAGAAATTCACTGCAGATATGATCTCGAGGATTGTTCCAGTGAGCATCCTTTCATACATGGTCCCAAGGTCCTGTTTCGGATTCTGAAGGATATGGAATACAGGCGGCCCCTATACTATTTTGCTGTTCCGGGTCTGATTATGGCATCCACAGGTTTTCTTATGGGGTTGAAATTTCTGCAGGATTATATTCAGGGAGGATACCTGCGTTTCGGTCCCACTCTCCTTATGGTGATGTTGACAATTATAGGGGCTTTTATGATATTTACAGGAATCATACTGCACGCCATTTCAAGAATGATATTTCTAAATGAACAGATTAGAAAACAATAA
- a CDS encoding DUF1616 domain-containing protein, with protein MAGNQKFPSDLLFVVGFVVLTDIFVLIPVLSESFIRTVLGLPLVLFLPGYALTAVLFPTKTGLEGIERAALSVGVSVAVVPLIGLVLNNTSFGIKEVPLLVSLSVFVILACAAAYIRRRQFSEDKAFGVSFKASAYSLLAQVLGKTESSTEKILRIFLAISILALVGTVAYISIVPHEQEPFTEFYILGPDGKADNYTTDYVQGESGTVVIGIANHEHRAVNYTMDVRLENRSLPLPENLINIKLDDNTTLEEPLEITPSVEGENMELQFLLFNETEKAVPYRDLRLWINVTEEA; from the coding sequence ATGGCCGGGAACCAGAAGTTTCCATCTGACCTGCTATTTGTGGTAGGCTTTGTAGTTCTTACGGATATTTTCGTACTTATTCCCGTACTCAGTGAGAGTTTTATTCGCACAGTCCTTGGCCTACCACTGGTATTATTCCTACCAGGGTATGCCCTTACAGCTGTGCTATTTCCGACAAAAACCGGACTTGAGGGAATTGAGAGGGCAGCACTTTCGGTCGGAGTGAGTGTCGCAGTTGTACCTCTTATAGGACTTGTACTTAATAATACATCATTCGGGATTAAGGAAGTGCCTCTTCTTGTAAGTCTCTCTGTGTTCGTTATACTTGCATGTGCAGCAGCATATATTCGCAGAAGGCAGTTTTCAGAAGACAAAGCCTTTGGAGTTTCTTTCAAGGCTTCTGCTTATTCTCTATTAGCTCAGGTCCTGGGAAAAACCGAGTCTTCAACGGAAAAAATACTCCGGATTTTTCTGGCAATTTCCATTCTAGCTCTAGTAGGAACTGTAGCTTATATATCCATAGTTCCCCATGAACAGGAACCATTTACCGAATTCTATATCCTCGGACCCGATGGGAAAGCTGATAACTATACTACGGATTATGTGCAGGGAGAAAGTGGGACCGTTGTAATAGGGATCGCAAACCATGAGCATAGAGCAGTAAACTATACAATGGATGTCAGGCTTGAAAACAGATCCCTGCCATTACCTGAAAACCTGATAAATATAAAACTTGATGACAACACAACCCTGGAAGAGCCCCTTGAGATTACTCCCTCTGTTGAAGGAGAGAATATGGAGCTTCAGTTCCTGCTTTTCAATGAGACTGAAAAGGCTGTACCTTACAGGGACCTGCGCCTCTGGATAAACGTTACCGAGGAGGCCTGA
- the tnpA gene encoding IS200/IS605 family transposase: protein MELRSFSHGYGQITYHIVLVPKYRYKIFYNKRVKKDCESIFHNICTEKGYKIHALEVVDNHVHLFLEFHPSTSLSEVVQYLKGGSSYRLFKLHPELRTRYWGGSLWSSGKFYRSVGNVTADTIKHYIKESQGKPKTEVQSYRLKSRQRKIDDF from the coding sequence TTGGAATTGCGCAGTTTTAGCCATGGCTATGGTCAGATTACCTACCACATCGTGTTGGTGCCTAAGTATCGATACAAGATATTCTACAATAAACGAGTTAAAAAGGATTGCGAGTCTATATTCCACAATATTTGCACAGAGAAAGGCTACAAAATCCATGCTCTGGAAGTTGTAGATAATCATGTTCACCTGTTCCTGGAATTCCACCCAAGCACCTCTCTATCAGAGGTGGTTCAATACTTGAAAGGAGGTAGTTCTTACAGATTGTTCAAGCTTCATCCTGAACTGAGAACACGATATTGGGGTGGAAGTCTATGGTCAAGTGGTAAATTCTATCGATCCGTTGGAAATGTAACCGCTGACACAATCAAGCACTACATTAAGGAGTCGCAGGGAAAACCGAAAACAGAGGTTCAATCATATAGATTAAAGTCTAGGCAACGGAAAATTGACGATTTCTAA
- a CDS encoding CPBP family intramembrane glutamic endopeptidase: MQTSEYQGMHVPENRSTHNPALKNIGLYLIIPILAIAFAEFMIYSGRVLEAMEVHAVILLGLSLSMLYIKNEEIQKTYQALILLPILRLVNLSMPAFYEETLYSFVFIYGLLTIPVTIALTHQGFSRERLGITFKRIGFYIPLSIIMGLLLGIGEYLIIEANYLIPDLSVSYLLILTFIMVFLVGLIEEIIFRSILQNRLEEFLGSREGLIITSVLFGLMHSGYGSMGEIFYTSFVGFIIGFMFYRTRSLPLVTMIHGFINVFLFGVIPHLL; encoded by the coding sequence ATGCAAACATCTGAGTATCAGGGAATGCATGTGCCTGAAAATAGGTCGACACACAATCCTGCATTAAAAAACATAGGGCTTTATCTGATTATTCCGATTTTAGCCATCGCTTTTGCGGAATTTATGATCTATTCTGGAAGGGTTCTGGAAGCCATGGAGGTGCATGCAGTCATCCTTCTCGGGCTTTCTCTCTCCATGTTGTATATCAAAAACGAGGAAATCCAGAAGACTTATCAGGCCCTTATTCTGCTCCCAATCCTGCGACTTGTAAACCTTTCAATGCCAGCATTTTATGAGGAAACCCTTTACTCATTTGTCTTTATCTATGGTCTCCTTACAATTCCAGTAACCATTGCACTGACTCACCAGGGTTTTTCCCGAGAACGGCTTGGAATAACTTTCAAAAGGATAGGTTTCTATATTCCACTTTCGATAATTATGGGTCTCCTGCTTGGAATAGGAGAATACTTAATAATAGAGGCAAACTACCTCATCCCCGACCTTTCAGTTTCCTACCTGCTGATACTTACTTTTATTATGGTCTTTTTAGTAGGGCTTATTGAAGAGATCATCTTCAGGTCCATTCTGCAGAACAGGCTCGAAGAGTTCCTTGGCAGCCGCGAAGGCCTGATCATCACAAGTGTCCTTTTCGGATTAATGCATTCCGGGTATGGGAGCATGGGTGAAATATTCTATACCTCCTTTGTAGGTTTTATCATAGGATTTATGTTTTACAGAACCCGAAGCCTCCCTCTGGTCACAATGATCCACGGTTTCATAAATGTCTTCCTCTTTGGAGTTATTCCCCATCTTCTTTAA
- a CDS encoding acyltransferase: MNSKEVKIHSSSKVYGTSVIGKDTVILENVILGYPEHRVLMEILKQDLEIEDFDFPGCSIGPNSIIRAGSTIFSSVKIGKNFKTGHNVMIRENTQIGDNVLIGTNVIIDGNVKIGNNVSIQGNVYIPTNVVIEDNVFIGPCAVLANDKYPIRKKYELKGPVLRKGASVGANATLLPGVEIGEGAMVAGGALVTKDVPPWKLAVGVPARIQELPEDLKEFNRI, from the coding sequence ATGAACTCAAAAGAAGTCAAAATTCACAGTTCTTCTAAGGTTTACGGCACCTCTGTAATCGGAAAAGATACGGTAATCCTGGAGAATGTAATACTGGGGTATCCAGAACACAGAGTCCTCATGGAGATTCTCAAACAGGATCTGGAGATAGAGGACTTTGATTTTCCGGGTTGCAGTATAGGTCCGAACTCGATTATACGAGCAGGTTCTACAATTTTTTCCAGCGTAAAGATCGGAAAAAACTTCAAGACCGGACATAACGTAATGATCAGGGAAAACACACAAATAGGGGACAATGTACTTATCGGAACGAACGTTATCATAGATGGAAACGTGAAGATAGGAAATAATGTCAGTATTCAGGGAAACGTCTATATTCCAACGAATGTGGTTATCGAAGATAACGTATTTATTGGACCATGTGCTGTTCTTGCCAACGATAAATATCCTATTCGTAAAAAATATGAGCTTAAAGGCCCTGTTTTGAGAAAAGGAGCATCTGTAGGCGCTAATGCCACCCTGCTTCCGGGAGTGGAGATCGGGGAGGGAGCAATGGTTGCCGGAGGAGCCCTTGTAACAAAAGATGTGCCTCCGTGGAAGCTGGCGGTCGGCGTACCTGCCAGAATACAGGAGCTTCCTGAAGATCTTAAAGAATTTAACCGAATATAA